In a single window of the Papaver somniferum cultivar HN1 chromosome 8, ASM357369v1, whole genome shotgun sequence genome:
- the LOC113302922 gene encoding heavy metal-associated isoprenylated plant protein 39-like, translating to MQKIIVSLDLHDDRGKQKAMKSVSGLSGVDSVSIDMKEKKLTVIGDVDALLVVKKLRRHCHTAIVSVGPAKEPEKKEEPKKVEPKKVEPKKVTNDPVVDYVNAYKAYNPHMTTHYFVQSAEENPNACVIC from the coding sequence ATGCAGAAAATTATAGTGTCCCTTGATTTACACGACGACAGAGGCAAACAGAAAGCCATGAAATCAGTTTCTGGGCTGTCAGGGGTTGATTCGGTATCAATAGATatgaaagaaaagaaattaaCAGTAATTGGAGATGTTGATGCACTACTAGTTGTAAAGAAACTCAGAAGGCATTGTCATACTGCAATAGTTTCAGTTGGGCCAGCAAAAGAACCAGAAAAGAAGGAGGAACCGAAGAAAGTAGAACCGAAGAAAGTAGAACCAAAGAAAGTCACTAATGATCCTGTAGTTGATTATGTTAATGCTTATAAAGCATATAATCCTCATATGACTACACATTATTTTGTTCAGAGTGCTGAAGAAAATCCAAATGCTTGTGTTATTTGCTAG
- the LOC113306619 gene encoding heavy metal-associated isoprenylated plant protein 39-like, which produces MQKIIVEIDLHDDRCKQKAMKSVSGLRGVSSVSMDTNNKKLTVIGDVDAVTVVRKLRRHCHTNLVSVDQEKKKEEPKKEEPKKEEPKKVEPKKEEPKKEEPKKVEPYNPHIMPTPYYYDHRMPAHYYDPRMITPYYDPRMTSSYYAPCAEENPNTCVIC; this is translated from the coding sequence ATGCAGAAAATCATAGTGGAAATTGATTTACACGACGACAGATGCAAACAAAAGGCCATGAAATCGGTTTCTGGTCTTCGAGGAGTTAGTTCAGTATCCATGGATACGAATAATAAGAAATTAACAGTTATCGGAGATGTTGATGCAGTAACTGTAGTACGGAAACTAAGAAGACATTGTCATACAAATCTGGTTTCAGTTGAccaagaaaagaagaaggaagaaccaAAAAAGGAAGAACCCAAGAAAGAGGAACCAAAAAAGGTAGAACCAAAGAAAGAAGAGCCGAAGAAGGAAGAACCCAAGAAAGTTGAACCATATAATCCTCACATCATGCCTACACCTTATTATTACGATCATCGTATGCCTGCACATTATTATGATCCGCGTATGATTACACCTTATTATGATCCTCGTATGACCTCGAGTTACTATGCTCCGTGTGCTGAAGAAAATCCTAATACCTGTGTTATTTGCTAA